One region of Chlorobiota bacterium genomic DNA includes:
- a CDS encoding HipA domain-containing protein yields the protein MNKRCLGCYLPLESGQEEYHPACSRALFHEPLPPQLPYDESDLLGLGRQVIQHRIGLTGVQPKLSADLQFSGRATIPSRMTIVGVWGGFILKPPTPQYSHLPELEDLTMHLASIAGIRTVPHGLLRMASGSLCYVTRRIDRNGKQGGKLHLEDMCQITGRLTEHKYRGSYEQIGRAIQKHSATPGLDLVNFCELMLFVLLTGNADMHLKNVSLIRQPGIGNILSPAYDLVATAIVMPSDTEEIALTLNGKKRRITRGDVDAFFHHLTIRPQQANQIYTTFAGALPRWEECIQRSFVPAAMQTELIELIQERAHRFGIGK from the coding sequence GTGAACAAGCGTTGTCTGGGGTGCTATTTGCCGCTGGAATCGGGTCAGGAAGAGTATCACCCGGCGTGCAGCCGTGCATTGTTCCATGAACCTCTTCCTCCGCAACTCCCTTATGACGAGTCCGATCTGCTTGGTTTGGGGCGTCAGGTAATACAGCATCGCATTGGCCTAACTGGGGTGCAGCCCAAGCTCTCTGCCGATTTGCAGTTTTCCGGCAGAGCCACCATCCCTTCGCGAATGACCATTGTTGGTGTGTGGGGAGGGTTTATCCTGAAACCGCCAACCCCGCAGTATTCACATTTGCCGGAGCTAGAGGACCTTACCATGCACCTTGCTTCCATTGCAGGGATTCGGACGGTTCCTCACGGTCTGCTCCGGATGGCATCGGGCAGTTTGTGCTACGTCACGCGGCGGATTGACCGAAATGGAAAGCAAGGGGGGAAACTCCATCTTGAAGATATGTGCCAGATTACCGGGCGGCTTACCGAGCACAAATATCGTGGCTCCTACGAGCAAATTGGACGCGCAATCCAGAAGCACTCTGCCACGCCCGGCCTAGACCTTGTCAATTTCTGCGAATTGATGCTGTTTGTGCTCCTTACCGGCAATGCCGATATGCACCTGAAGAACGTGTCGTTGATTCGCCAGCCGGGGATTGGGAACATCCTTTCCCCCGCCTACGACCTTGTTGCCACGGCAATCGTGATGCCAAGCGACACCGAAGAAATTGCACTGACACTGAATGGCAAAAAACGGCGAATAACACGCGGTGATGTTGATGCATTCTTCCACCACCTTACCATTCGCCCGCAACAAGCCAATCAGATCTACACAACATTTGCTGGTGCGCTTCCGCGTTGGGAAGAATGTATCCAGCGCAGCTTTGTCCCAGCAGCAATGCAGACAGAGTTGATAGAGTTGATCCAAGAACGAGCGCACCGCTTTGGGATTGGGAAATAA
- a CDS encoding SDR family NAD(P)-dependent oxidoreductase — translation MKPLANSIAVVAGATRGAGRGIARMLGEAGATVYCTGRSTRQKIVQPRTADTSPFSLDHRSETIEETAEMVTELGGIGIPVQTDHTDEQQVERLFQRVRAEQGKLDILINDVWGGDALIETGKPFWELNMEKGLTVLQRGIHSHIITSRHGAPLMVEAQSGLIVEITDAMNFSYMMPWGNLFYDLVKSSVIRLAFTMAQELRPHGVAAVAVTPGFLRSEAMLEHFGVTEQNWEEGAAVDPHFIMSETPNYVGRGIAALAADPNILSKTGQVFSSWSLAREYGFADVDGRTPDFGRYFATSQNPDLAAMRETMVLRHNEFTTAFRGMEW, via the coding sequence ATGAAACCACTTGCCAACAGCATTGCCGTTGTTGCCGGCGCAACCCGTGGCGCGGGGCGGGGAATTGCACGAATGTTAGGCGAAGCCGGCGCAACCGTCTACTGCACCGGGCGAAGCACTCGCCAAAAAATCGTGCAGCCACGCACCGCCGACACCTCCCCATTCTCCCTTGACCACCGCTCCGAAACCATCGAGGAAACTGCCGAGATGGTGACCGAGTTAGGCGGCATTGGAATCCCCGTGCAAACGGACCACACCGACGAACAACAGGTGGAGCGACTGTTCCAACGCGTCCGTGCCGAGCAGGGGAAATTGGACATCCTGATTAACGATGTCTGGGGGGGCGATGCCTTGATTGAAACGGGAAAACCGTTCTGGGAATTGAACATGGAGAAAGGGCTGACGGTTCTGCAACGGGGCATTCATTCCCACATCATCACCTCGCGCCACGGCGCGCCGCTGATGGTGGAAGCACAATCTGGATTGATTGTGGAGATCACCGATGCCATGAACTTCTCCTACATGATGCCGTGGGGAAATCTTTTCTACGATCTTGTGAAATCCTCCGTCATCCGGTTGGCGTTTACCATGGCGCAGGAGCTTCGCCCGCACGGCGTTGCAGCGGTTGCCGTCACCCCGGGGTTCCTCCGGTCCGAAGCCATGCTGGAGCATTTTGGAGTTACCGAGCAGAACTGGGAAGAAGGGGCCGCGGTTGATCCCCATTTCATCATGTCCGAAACCCCGAACTACGTGGGCCGGGGCATTGCCGCCCTGGCAGCGGACCCCAACATCCTGAGCAAAACCGGGCAGGTGTTCAGCTCCTGGAGCCTTGCGCGGGAGTATGGCTTCGCCGACGTTGATGGCCGCACGCCCGATTTTGGACGCTACTTCGCCACAAGCCAAAACCCCGATCTTGCGGCCATGCGAGAAACCATGGTGCTTCGCCACAACGAGTTTACCACGGCCTTCCGAGGAATGGAGTGGTAG
- the rpiB gene encoding ribose 5-phosphate isomerase B, producing the protein MTIALASDHAGFRYKSLIGRHLAALGHTVVDFGTDSEQPVDYPQFIRPAAESVASGKCDCGIILGGSGNGEAIVANKVRGIRCGVCWNAESARLARAHNNANVISLGQRMMDPETAIQIVDSWLNAHFEAGRHQRRIEQIE; encoded by the coding sequence ATGACGATTGCTCTTGCTTCCGACCACGCGGGGTTCCGCTACAAGTCATTGATTGGCCGCCACTTGGCGGCGTTGGGCCACACCGTTGTTGATTTCGGAACCGATTCGGAGCAGCCGGTGGATTACCCACAATTCATCCGCCCAGCCGCCGAATCGGTGGCCAGTGGGAAGTGCGATTGCGGAATTATTTTGGGGGGATCGGGAAACGGCGAGGCGATTGTGGCGAACAAGGTTCGGGGAATCCGCTGCGGGGTTTGTTGGAATGCGGAGTCGGCACGGCTGGCACGCGCCCACAACAACGCCAACGTGATCTCGCTGGGGCAACGGATGATGGACCCCGAAACCGCAATCCAGATTGTGGACTCCTGGCTGAACGCCCACTTCGAGGCCGGGCGGCATCAACGCAGGATTGAGCAGATTGAGTGA
- a CDS encoding PH domain-containing protein, with protein MHHHDDDAHLAPVDDAMIFALTRPDNNLLPLFIIYAIASAVAFPVTMPYLYFRFRTLRYRFDNEGLAVSYGLLWRRESYLTYARIQDIHVTRNLFERWLGIGTVKIQTASGSASAEEEITGIRQFNEVRNFLYARMRGHTLQNQSLPAAETEPATTTEKALAAIRDELRGIRLAIGEGGKQHG; from the coding sequence ATGCACCACCACGACGACGATGCACACCTTGCGCCGGTTGACGACGCAATGATCTTTGCGCTAACCCGCCCCGATAACAACCTGCTGCCGTTGTTCATCATCTACGCCATTGCCTCGGCAGTGGCCTTCCCCGTGACGATGCCCTATCTCTATTTCCGTTTCCGCACCCTTCGCTACCGGTTCGATAACGAAGGGTTGGCGGTCAGTTATGGGCTGCTGTGGCGGCGCGAGTCGTACCTTACTTACGCCCGCATCCAGGACATCCACGTCACCCGCAATTTGTTCGAGCGTTGGCTTGGGATTGGGACGGTGAAAATCCAAACGGCATCGGGGAGTGCCAGCGCCGAGGAAGAGATCACCGGCATCCGCCAATTCAACGAGGTTCGGAACTTCCTGTACGCACGGATGCGCGGGCACACGCTGCAAAATCAATCCCTCCCAGCCGCAGAAACCGAACCAGCAACAACCACCGAAAAGGCGTTGGCCGCCATTCGCGACGAACTGCGGGGAATCCGGCTGGCGATTGGGGAGGGAGGGAAACAGCATGGTTGA
- a CDS encoding PH domain-containing protein, whose translation MVEFLKRLFFPLLKVELGQPNPPAGYDPHEFLRVERAAPEYLRYRLFGWMATSALLLVGLIAGTIATTIAVPALWWIDIPLALLAVAKISILYIATRIEYDVRWYIITDRSLLIREGVWTLREITLTFANAQNVRVTQGPLQRWFGFANIQIDTAGGGGKTQEGQAVPHRAVLRGIKNPEELRDLILELLRRHRTAGLGDPDDGHRHHHAPPALESARSKALLAEILEEVKGVGQAGILPEKGVLPGK comes from the coding sequence ATGGTTGAGTTCCTGAAGCGTCTCTTCTTTCCGCTGTTGAAAGTTGAGTTGGGGCAGCCGAATCCACCGGCCGGCTACGATCCCCATGAGTTCCTTCGTGTGGAACGCGCCGCCCCGGAATATCTGCGGTATCGGTTGTTCGGATGGATGGCCACATCGGCCCTGCTGCTGGTTGGGTTGATTGCCGGGACAATCGCCACAACGATAGCGGTTCCGGCCTTGTGGTGGATTGACATCCCGTTGGCCCTGCTGGCGGTTGCGAAAATCAGCATCCTGTACATTGCCACGCGGATTGAGTACGATGTCCGCTGGTATATCATCACCGACCGCAGCCTGCTGATCCGCGAAGGGGTGTGGACCCTGCGCGAGATCACGCTGACGTTTGCCAACGCCCAAAACGTCCGCGTTACGCAAGGGCCGTTGCAGCGGTGGTTCGGCTTTGCGAACATCCAGATTGACACCGCCGGGGGCGGGGGAAAAACGCAGGAGGGGCAAGCCGTGCCGCACCGGGCGGTGCTGCGTGGCATAAAAAACCCGGAGGAGTTGCGCGACCTTATTTTGGAGTTGCTCCGCCGCCACCGCACCGCCGGGCTTGGCGACCCCGACGACGGCCATCGCCACCACCACGCCCCGCCAGCCCTGGAATCAGCAAGAAGCAAAGCGTTGTTGGCGGAGATATTGGAGGAGGTGAAAGGGGTGGGGCAAGCAGGAATCTTACCGGAAAAGGGAGTGCTCCCTGGGAAGTAA
- a CDS encoding T9SS type A sorting domain-containing protein: MRLHRYAINAVLLAMSILAIFPQLLLSQIPTNFGNWQLPKTPQTPGFEPRFEDIYFLNERLGWAVNLSGYLYRTTDGGDSWSASKIEVGSIPPALRSITFLDSLRGIIGTYGSSNPILHTTDGGATWYGVNNFLGTKPQGGICGLWKVNNQVVYGSGVYTGHPTVVKTTDGGFTWEGIDMSSYATGLVDCWFSTPDSGFVVGNINGNIQVGQAIILFTADGGKTWQERHQTTRKGEQGWKIFFRTPMEGYVAVQSLGVEKYYLSTTDGGLTWQEHHYATVSPPTSFGPQGMIFMSAVEGWIGGWGNQVWHTTDGGKQWERIEFPTAINFNRWRRVNDTLAFAAGAVIYRYTHSSTTSIRSLQLAVPPTTLHLHPNPASSILYAHLEGLPNTADDVRILNLAGQVVKIVTAPANGMKVAISVADLPTGSYVAQINQGRLKMQRMFVVVR, translated from the coding sequence ATGCGTCTTCATCGTTATGCCATCAACGCTGTGTTGCTGGCAATGAGCATTCTCGCCATTTTCCCACAGCTCCTTTTATCGCAGATCCCTACCAACTTTGGCAATTGGCAACTCCCCAAAACACCACAAACACCTGGGTTTGAACCCCGTTTTGAAGACATTTACTTCTTAAACGAACGGCTTGGTTGGGCGGTTAATCTATCAGGGTATCTGTACCGTACTACCGACGGCGGGGACTCCTGGTCAGCATCCAAAATTGAGGTTGGTAGCATACCTCCAGCCTTACGCAGTATCACCTTCCTTGACTCGTTGCGTGGCATCATCGGAACCTATGGTAGTAGCAATCCTATACTGCATACTACTGATGGCGGAGCAACATGGTATGGGGTTAATAATTTCTTGGGTACAAAACCACAAGGAGGAATATGCGGTTTGTGGAAAGTCAATAACCAAGTAGTGTACGGGTCAGGTGTTTATACCGGCCACCCCACCGTTGTGAAAACCACTGATGGTGGTTTTACATGGGAAGGGATAGATATGAGCAGTTACGCTACAGGGTTAGTTGATTGCTGGTTCTCGACTCCTGATTCAGGTTTTGTTGTTGGTAACATCAATGGAAACATTCAAGTAGGACAGGCTATTATTCTTTTTACTGCCGATGGAGGTAAAACGTGGCAAGAACGCCACCAGACAACACGCAAAGGGGAGCAGGGCTGGAAGATATTTTTCCGCACGCCAATGGAAGGATACGTGGCGGTGCAATCACTTGGGGTTGAAAAGTACTATCTCTCTACCACTGATGGAGGCCTAACATGGCAGGAGCATCATTATGCCACGGTATCTCCTCCAACTTCTTTTGGCCCGCAGGGAATGATATTTATGTCTGCTGTGGAAGGGTGGATTGGCGGATGGGGAAATCAGGTGTGGCACACAACGGATGGTGGAAAGCAGTGGGAGCGTATTGAGTTTCCGACAGCAATCAATTTCAATCGCTGGCGGCGGGTAAATGATACGTTAGCTTTTGCAGCCGGTGCCGTGATCTATCGCTACACCCATAGCTCTACTACCAGCATTCGCAGCCTGCAACTGGCAGTGCCACCCACCACTCTTCACCTGCATCCGAATCCAGCATCATCAATTTTGTACGCTCACCTTGAAGGGCTGCCTAACACTGCCGATGATGTCCGGATTCTGAACCTTGCAGGTCAAGTTGTCAAAATCGTTACGGCTCCTGCGAATGGGATGAAAGTGGCTATCTCCGTTGCCGATCTCCCAACAGGAAGCTACGTTGCGCAGATCAACCAGGGGCGATTGAAGATGCAGCGAATGTTCGTTGTGGTACGGTAG
- the rdgB gene encoding RdgB/HAM1 family non-canonical purine NTP pyrophosphatase, protein MTILLATNNAHKAAELSAILADGQQGIAVLTLRDLPVAIPEPIEDGETLEANAYIKAAEIFQATGIPTIADDTGLEVQALEGAPGVYSARYAGPDATYADNCRKLIDTLADQENRRAQFRTVLCYTDGLRTLFAEGSVAGTILHEGRGDAGFGYDPIFLPEGEDQTFAQMNPKQKNSISHRGRALVALRAALAPIISQAELPPQPSPADA, encoded by the coding sequence ATGACCATTCTTCTTGCAACCAACAACGCCCATAAGGCTGCGGAGCTTTCGGCGATCCTTGCCGATGGCCAACAGGGCATTGCCGTGCTGACCCTGCGCGACCTTCCCGTTGCAATTCCCGAACCGATTGAGGATGGGGAGACGTTGGAAGCCAACGCCTACATCAAAGCTGCCGAAATTTTCCAAGCCACAGGAATCCCCACGATTGCCGACGATACAGGGCTGGAGGTCCAAGCCCTTGAGGGCGCGCCCGGGGTCTATTCCGCACGCTACGCCGGGCCGGATGCCACCTACGCCGACAACTGCCGCAAGCTGATAGATACCCTTGCCGACCAGGAGAACCGCCGCGCCCAGTTCCGCACGGTTCTTTGCTACACCGACGGGTTGCGGACGCTGTTTGCCGAAGGGAGCGTTGCGGGAACGATCCTTCACGAAGGGCGCGGCGATGCCGGGTTTGGCTACGACCCAATCTTCCTTCCAGAAGGAGAGGACCAGACGTTTGCCCAGATGAACCCCAAGCAAAAAAACAGCATCAGCCACCGCGGGCGGGCGTTGGTTGCGCTGCGGGCCGCGCTTGCGCCAATCATCTCCCAGGCGGAACTGCCGCCACAACCTTCCCCCGCCGATGCCTGA
- a CDS encoding RluA family pseudouridine synthase, with protein MPELPTDQYPERIPQTRLLTVAAGQAAERIDIYLTRSVLRATRNKVQEAIAGGAVLVNGRPTKSNYKVRPGDVIQLTLMKPPPIELIAQDIPLDIVHEDADVLVINKPAGLVTHPAYGNRDGTLLNAVLFHVGSSLLEAVAHPLDGDESSTEAASEEETLEDDRAADTAGEEEGDDVLDLPRPGIVHRLDKDTSGLMVIAKNMAAITTLAKQFADRTVKREYWAVVWGVVGSDEGEIEGNIARDPSDRKKFAVSRRHGKYALTRFRVVQRFEFATLLVLRLATGRTHQIRVHCAHIGHPLFGDSTYGGAQVVYPGTGPKHRQRIANLLAMIPRQALHARTLGFVHPRTGELMEFGSELPEDMARLVEKLGEESAGTAMHQH; from the coding sequence ATGCCTGAGTTGCCCACCGATCAGTATCCCGAACGAATCCCGCAAACGCGGCTGCTGACCGTTGCCGCCGGCCAAGCCGCCGAGCGGATTGATATCTACCTCACACGTTCGGTGCTGCGGGCCACGCGCAACAAGGTCCAGGAAGCAATTGCTGGCGGTGCGGTGCTGGTGAACGGGCGGCCAACAAAATCAAACTACAAGGTCCGCCCGGGCGATGTTATCCAGCTCACCTTGATGAAGCCGCCGCCAATCGAGCTGATCGCCCAAGATATTCCGCTCGACATCGTGCATGAGGATGCCGACGTGCTGGTTATCAACAAGCCTGCTGGGCTTGTCACCCACCCCGCCTACGGCAACCGCGATGGGACCTTGCTGAACGCCGTGCTGTTCCACGTTGGAAGCAGCTTGCTGGAAGCCGTTGCGCACCCCCTTGACGGCGACGAATCAAGCACCGAAGCCGCAAGCGAGGAAGAGACGCTGGAGGATGATCGCGCTGCCGACACCGCAGGCGAGGAGGAAGGGGACGACGTGCTGGACCTGCCCCGCCCGGGAATCGTCCACCGGCTGGACAAGGACACCAGCGGGCTGATGGTGATTGCAAAAAACATGGCGGCCATTACCACGCTGGCAAAGCAATTTGCCGACCGAACGGTGAAACGTGAGTACTGGGCGGTGGTGTGGGGCGTGGTGGGATCGGACGAAGGGGAGATAGAAGGGAACATCGCCCGCGACCCCAGCGACCGGAAGAAGTTCGCCGTCAGCCGCCGCCACGGGAAGTACGCGCTGACCCGGTTCAGGGTGGTGCAGCGGTTCGAGTTCGCCACGCTGCTGGTGCTTCGGTTGGCAACGGGGCGGACCCACCAAATACGGGTCCACTGCGCCCATATCGGCCACCCGTTGTTTGGCGATTCCACCTACGGCGGCGCGCAAGTGGTCTATCCCGGAACCGGTCCCAAGCACCGCCAGCGGATCGCCAATTTGCTGGCGATGATCCCCCGCCAAGCCCTTCACGCCCGAACGCTTGGCTTCGTCCATCCCCGCACCGGGGAGCTGATGGAGTTCGGGTCCGAGCTGCCGGAGGATATGGCCAGGCTGGTGGAGAAGCTGGGGGAGGAATCCGCCGGCACAGCGATGCACCAGCATTGA
- the ptsP gene encoding phosphoenolpyruvate--protein phosphotransferase, protein MESNTDQTINQPTLRADAANGQALVMLEGIPASPGIAVGTVHLLAPVGSAEAEERRIQEFEIEIEVERFHAAVGTADSALAQIEAMAREQVHDRAEIFEALRMMLHDPTLHSSICAAIRAHRQTASGAIRMEMTKLAAQFSASSNSTIRSRAEDVHSLQEHLIAALGSTPTAHPLHSGAILAARALSPGDTVLHARGGVGALLLEAGGINSHAAILARAFGLPMVVGIRDLFAQLQPGFGVIVDGYVGRVIINPDQATLQQYQMRNESLQAQRQRYRQIRDLPAETRDAERVTLAANLDLMEEIEGALENGAEEIGLMRTEYLAMHRVAQIGVEEQATAYRQIAERAYPMTVTFRLFDIGSDKLLGNAWSGDSSPLGLRGMRLLLAHQEILYRQLEALLRASEMKNIRVMLPMVGSIEEIRGVKRMVAEIKHQLRIQRVPFDEYLPIGGMIETPAAALIAETLASECAFLSIGTNDLAQYTLAVDRAQESVAAWYDEFHPAVLQLIRTSILAAHRVGVPITLCGEMAGNPLATGLLIGLGLRRFSVAPAQLGPLKLRVRSLSAAEARAWARAALRMPDPGQVRAYLASCMDGGDSEVELE, encoded by the coding sequence GTGGAATCCAATACCGACCAAACGATCAACCAACCAACCCTCCGCGCCGATGCCGCCAACGGCCAAGCATTGGTTATGCTGGAGGGGATTCCCGCTTCCCCGGGCATTGCCGTGGGAACGGTGCACCTGCTGGCCCCGGTGGGGAGCGCGGAAGCGGAGGAGCGGAGAATCCAAGAGTTTGAAATTGAGATTGAGGTGGAGCGATTCCACGCGGCGGTGGGCACTGCCGATTCCGCGCTGGCCCAGATTGAGGCAATGGCCCGCGAGCAGGTCCACGACCGCGCCGAAATCTTCGAGGCACTTCGGATGATGCTGCACGACCCCACGTTGCACAGCTCCATCTGCGCCGCAATCCGTGCGCATCGGCAGACGGCTTCCGGGGCCATTCGGATGGAGATGACCAAACTTGCGGCGCAGTTCTCCGCAAGCTCCAACTCCACCATCCGCTCCCGTGCCGAGGATGTCCACTCCTTGCAGGAACATCTGATTGCGGCGTTGGGAAGCACGCCAACGGCGCACCCGCTCCACAGCGGTGCAATCCTTGCTGCGCGGGCATTATCGCCCGGCGACACCGTGCTTCATGCACGCGGCGGGGTTGGCGCGCTGCTGCTGGAGGCGGGGGGGATCAACTCCCACGCGGCGATTCTTGCGCGGGCGTTTGGGCTGCCGATGGTGGTGGGGATTCGGGACCTGTTTGCGCAGCTTCAGCCCGGGTTCGGGGTGATTGTGGATGGATACGTGGGGCGGGTAATCATCAACCCTGACCAGGCCACGTTGCAGCAGTACCAGATGCGCAACGAATCGCTGCAAGCGCAGCGGCAACGCTACCGCCAGATTCGGGACCTTCCCGCCGAAACCCGCGATGCCGAGCGCGTCACCCTTGCCGCCAACTTGGACCTGATGGAGGAAATTGAAGGAGCGTTGGAGAATGGCGCGGAGGAGATTGGGCTGATGCGAACCGAATATCTGGCAATGCATCGTGTGGCTCAGATCGGCGTGGAGGAGCAAGCAACCGCCTACCGCCAGATTGCCGAACGCGCCTACCCGATGACCGTGACGTTCCGCCTGTTCGACATCGGCAGCGACAAGCTGCTGGGGAACGCCTGGAGCGGCGACAGCTCGCCGTTGGGATTGCGGGGAATGCGGTTGCTGCTGGCACATCAGGAGATACTCTATCGCCAGTTGGAGGCGTTGCTGCGGGCAAGTGAGATGAAGAATATCAGGGTGATGTTGCCGATGGTGGGAAGCATCGAGGAGATACGGGGGGTGAAGCGGATGGTCGCCGAAATCAAGCATCAGCTTCGGATCCAGCGCGTTCCGTTCGATGAGTATCTGCCGATTGGTGGAATGATTGAAACCCCCGCCGCCGCACTGATTGCCGAAACCCTTGCCAGCGAATGCGCCTTCCTGAGCATTGGCACCAACGACCTTGCCCAATACACCCTTGCGGTGGACCGCGCCCAGGAATCGGTGGCGGCGTGGTATGATGAATTCCACCCGGCGGTGCTGCAACTGATCCGCACCAGCATTCTTGCTGCGCACCGCGTTGGGGTGCCAATCACCTTGTGTGGCGAGATGGCCGGAAACCCGCTTGCCACCGGGCTGCTGATTGGGCTGGGGCTGCGCCGATTCTCCGTTGCGCCGGCGCAGCTTGGTCCGCTGAAGCTGCGGGTGCGCTCGCTTTCGGCTGCCGAAGCACGCGCCTGGGCACGCGCCGCGTTGCGAATGCCGGACCCGGGCCAGGTCCGTGCCTACCTTGCTTCCTGCATGGACGGAGGGGATTCGGAAGTGGAGTTGGAGTAG
- a CDS encoding transcriptional regulator → MANNSLSASQALLQLLNSGEEFSTVQLMQHLHLSERQVRRILKELEEAGIPVISQFRNRQKYFSIPEDQRVHSIRTIELTDQEMLALSVAAQAATAMLGTTPLSQSLKSSFGKLLHALEPQTDSLDLRDEPKNWHFSDAPEVPIDPAVFRTLRQGIIERRSVRIEYTSSSGKQSSGRKIDPYCLAFRQGSWLLVGYCHVRQAMRNFSIADIAAAQLCNHATDQNATFEIPEDFDSAEAFRDTFYVIGGESHVVRIHVDAELARAFRRKLYSPTQQIEQTLPDGSIIVSMEVAGLKEVANWVLSWGAGVKVMEPKELVETIRQTAGKLAESYRPDASERQTRVAEGL, encoded by the coding sequence ATGGCCAACAACTCCTTATCAGCCAGCCAAGCATTGCTGCAACTTCTGAACAGCGGGGAAGAATTTTCCACCGTGCAGCTGATGCAACACCTTCACCTTAGCGAACGCCAGGTGCGGCGGATATTGAAAGAATTGGAAGAGGCTGGAATCCCCGTTATCAGCCAGTTCAGAAACCGCCAGAAGTATTTCTCCATCCCCGAGGACCAACGGGTCCACAGCATCCGGACGATTGAGCTAACCGACCAGGAGATGCTGGCATTGTCGGTGGCGGCCCAAGCGGCAACGGCGATGCTGGGAACCACCCCGCTTAGCCAATCGCTGAAATCCAGTTTTGGGAAACTGCTGCACGCGCTGGAGCCGCAAACCGACTCCTTGGACCTTCGCGACGAGCCGAAAAACTGGCACTTCAGCGATGCTCCCGAGGTTCCCATTGACCCAGCGGTGTTCCGCACTTTGCGGCAAGGGATCATCGAACGGAGAAGCGTGCGGATTGAGTACACCTCATCCTCCGGCAAGCAATCTTCCGGGCGGAAAATTGACCCGTACTGCTTGGCGTTCCGGCAAGGCTCGTGGCTGCTGGTTGGCTACTGCCACGTGCGCCAGGCCATGCGAAATTTCTCCATTGCCGACATCGCCGCCGCCCAACTGTGCAACCACGCCACGGACCAGAACGCCACCTTTGAAATCCCAGAAGATTTTGATTCCGCCGAAGCGTTCCGCGACACCTTCTATGTGATTGGTGGGGAATCCCATGTGGTCCGCATCCATGTTGATGCCGAGCTTGCGCGCGCCTTCCGCCGCAAACTCTACTCACCCACCCAACAGATTGAACAGACCCTTCCCGATGGCAGCATCATTGTCAGCATGGAGGTTGCAGGGCTGAAAGAGGTGGCAAACTGGGTGCTAAGCTGGGGCGCAGGGGTGAAGGTGATGGAGCCGAAAGAACTTGTGGAGACAATCCGGCAGACCGCCGGGAAGTTGGCAGAATCCTACCGCCCCGACGCATCGGAGCGGCAAACCAGGGTAGCCGAAGGTCTTTAG
- a CDS encoding tetratricopeptide repeat protein encodes MTPRLFISSLLFGLGLLWNLALPLLAQADSLSLELQAGNALRDSFDYAGAIEHYRRVVDRNPNDAEALLQLSLAYLQTASFDRSLDVALQGARLQSDRLPQFNALVGLNYNYAIIISEYYENLVTRHDSEIVAFRIFNRTQATGASKIFGLGLTYWSMGRSPIAEECLQESAALDSTFSDPLFILGLLWIERGEYPKAQAALEQFFRLDPDSFLAEQARLLVERIRRKEQR; translated from the coding sequence GTGACTCCGAGGCTCTTCATATCCTCTCTGCTATTCGGGCTTGGCCTGTTGTGGAATTTGGCCTTGCCGCTGCTGGCGCAGGCCGATTCTCTCTCCCTGGAGCTGCAAGCGGGGAATGCCCTGCGCGACAGCTTCGATTACGCCGGGGCGATTGAACACTACCGCCGTGTGGTGGACCGGAACCCCAATGATGCCGAGGCCCTGCTACAACTCTCCCTTGCCTACTTGCAAACGGCGAGCTTCGACCGCTCGTTGGATGTGGCATTGCAGGGGGCGCGGCTGCAGTCGGACCGGCTTCCGCAGTTCAACGCGCTGGTGGGGCTGAACTACAACTACGCCATCATCATCAGCGAGTACTACGAGAACTTGGTGACCCGCCACGACTCGGAGATTGTTGCCTTCCGAATATTTAACCGAACCCAGGCAACCGGTGCCTCCAAAATTTTTGGATTGGGGCTGACCTACTGGAGCATGGGGCGTTCCCCGATTGCCGAGGAGTGTTTGCAAGAATCCGCAGCGTTGGACTCCACATTCTCCGACCCTCTCTTCATTCTTGGGCTGCTCTGGATAGAGCGCGGGGAATACCCCAAAGCGCAAGCAGCACTTGAACAGTTCTTCCGCCTTGATCCTGATTCCTTCCTTGCCGAGCAAGCCCGATTGCTGGTTGAGCGCATCCGGCGCAAAGAGCAGCGATAA